One Oncorhynchus clarkii lewisi isolate Uvic-CL-2024 unplaced genomic scaffold, UVic_Ocla_1.0 unplaced_contig_5339_pilon_pilon, whole genome shotgun sequence genomic window, gaagattacatacaccttagccaaatacattcaaacacagtttttcacaattcctgacgtgaaatgtcagaataatagttgagagaatgatttatttcagcttttatttctttcatcacattcccagttggtcagaagtttgcatacactagataagtatttggtagcattgcctttaaatagtttaacttgggtcaaacattttgggtagccttccacaagcttcccacaataagttgggtgaattttggcccattcctcctgacagagctggtgtaactgagtcaggtttttagacCTCCttctcgcacatgctttttcagttctgcccacacattttctataggatcaaggtcagggctttgtgatggccactccaatatcttgattttgttgtccttaagccattttgccacaactttggaagtatgcttgaggtcattgtccatttggaagacccatttgagaccaagcgttaacttcctgactgatgtcttgagatgttgcttcaaaatatcacattttcctgcctcatgatgccatctatattgTGAACTGCACCGGTCCATacatcagcaaagcaccctcacaacatgatgctgccaaccccgtgcttcacggttgggatggtgtaatTCAAATTGCaaggctccccctttttcctcaaaacataacggtggtcattatggccaaatagtacaatttttgtttcatcagaccggaggacgtttctccaaaaagtacgatctttgtccccatgtgcagttgcaaaccatagtctggcattTTTTATTGCGATTTTGGggcagcggcttcttccttgctgagcggcctttcaggttatgtcgatataggactcgttttactgtggatatagatacttttgtacctgtttcctccagcatcttcacaaggtcctttgctgttgttctgggattgttttgcacttatcgcacaaaagtacgttaatctctaggagacagagagcgtctccttcctgagtggtatgatgcctgcgtggtcccatggtgtttatacttgcgtactattgtttgttcagatgaacatggtaccttcaggcatttggaaattgctcgcaaggatgaacaagacttgtggaggtctacaatttttttcagaggtcttgtcttttgattttccaataatgtcaagcaaagaggcattgattttgaaggtaggccgtgaaatacatccacaggtacacctcaaatttactcaaattatgctatttagcctatcagaagcttataaagctctgacatcattttctggaattttccaagctgtttaaaggtacagtcaacttggggtatgtaaacttctgaccgactggaattgtgatacagtaaaatataagtgaaataatctgtctgtaaacaattgttggaaaaattacttgtgccatgcacaaagtagatgtcctaaccgacttgccaaaactatagttttttaataACAGGTCATTTTTTAAGGAGCGGTTGAAAAACAATTTTTAATTTCTCCAACCTAAGCGTATTAAACTTTCAACTTCacctgtatgtgagaatgctgttcattgactacagctcagcgtccaACAGCattgtgcccacaaagctcatcaccaagctaagaaCCCtgcgactaaacacctccctctgtaactggatcgaacaggcccccattaacatcaacggggctgtagtggaccgGGTCGAGAgtcccttggtgtccacatcaccaacaaactatcgtagtccaaacacaccaagacagtcgtgaagagggcacgacaacaccttttctccctcaagagaccgaaaagatttggcgtgggtctccagatcctcaaaaagttctacaactgcaccatcgagagcatgccTGGTTGCAACACCACCaggtatggaaactgcttggcatctgactgtATGGTGCTACAGAAAAATTGTGTGCGTCCCTGTACaacactggggctaagcttcctgccatccaggacctatataatagtaTAATAGTCACCCAATATaatagtcacccaagtcatagactgttctctctgcaaccgcacggtaagcggtaccgTTGCGTCAAGTCTAAGACCAAAaggttccttaacagcttctaccccaagccataacactgctgagcaattaatcaaatggccaccggactattacattgatcCCCCCCCCTTCCATTTTTTTTGTACACTGCTAcaacttgctgtttattatctatgcattgtcacttcacCCTTACCTACAAGCACAAATAACCTCAACTAATCTGTACCCCAGCActctgactcggtactggtacccgctgtatataacctctttattgttatgttgttgtgttaataaaaaataaaaaatcctttagtttatttggtaagtATTTTATTAACTCTTCTTGAACGGcactgttgattaagggcttgtaagtaagcatttcacggtaaggtctacacttgttgtattcggagcatgtgacaaataaagttttatttgatttgagGTGCCAGGAATCTGACCTAAGCTGCCATGCCTTTAATATGGCACAGGCAAAGACCTTACCTCTTGCTTCGCCTAAGATTCTACTCACCAACGGTTGTTGAATGGGAGACCAGAATCACAAATTATTAAGTAGGCTTAGTCTGACATGTTCAAACTTCAACATAGTATATGTTTGTGTCAGATTATAACCAATcctaactgccattggtaatagaAAAGTGACTGTGTTCACACATTCATCTATGGAGCCAGCACTTGCCAGATGACATGATGGAGTCCTGACCGACAGACAGGCTTGACACTGACGTCTCTGAATGGAGAAAGACCTGGAACTCAACGCATTCACAATGTGGGACTGAAGGTGattactaataatataatacagcAGACGTTTTCGGTAGAACAGTAACTATGTTTGATACATACATGTTCTTGCTCATACAGAGGCAGTTACAACAGCTTAAAGACAATGTTGGCTGTCATGCAAGTTGTCAATGAAAACATCAGGCAGGTCCCAATGTTGTTTTGCCCAGTGGCCCCGTCTGGGTTTGCATGTCTCCTAATGGTGATACAATTAGCCAAGATGTGAATTCGTCACTGAATGGggataaatacagtatgtgatgaaATGCGAGCAGAATGTCACTGACCCCTGCCAAGTCCAAGGTCCTATCATTGACCTTCACAAGAAATACACCTATCCCCTGCCCTTTCCGGATCGAGGGTCAGCATCTCAAAGTGTGTGATAGTGTGAAGAGTTTAGGGGTAATGGTACAGAAGGACCATTTTTAAACCGGCTAAATACTCACTACCTGGAGTATGCCGCTCCTGCATGGCACAGCTCACTGACCCAGTCCCTGTGTGATGAACTGGAGAGGGCATGCCACACCATCCTGGAGAAACTTTGGTTATACTGAGTTATTTCAGACCCAGTCTCTACCTGGCTTCATGAAAGACGGACACAATTCTGCACTGCCTTCGCTGTCAGCCTCCTAAAATCTAAGTTCAGAGACTGTCTTACCTCCTGACCGAATCACAGTTACAGGCAGGAACGCCCACTGCCAAAATAAACTTACTTTACCAAAGTATAGAACTGAATGGAACATGAGGTCAATAATATTTCTGCTCATTGATTATTGATTGGCGCAAAGACagcatttttgttttacatttttttactctTAATATTTATTTGTTGTTTCTTATCCATTAACATGTTGTACGATCATATATTTGTTTGTATTGACTGCTACGGTACATGATTTTAAATCAATTAAACTTGAAAACTTGAAATTCAAAAGACATGTTTTAATCatgtgacagagagatggggacttAAACTGTTCAATCAAACAGATGCTTTATTCCACACTTCTTTTAAAACAGAGCAATACATTTCAATATAGAACACCAATCAATAGTTAGAGAAGCAACTGCTATGCAAGATGTAATACAAGTTAAAAGATTATTTAGCTACATAAAAGTATGGGGGTATATTTAGTAAAAACAGGCAAAACAATCAGGAATAGGTTGGAATTGTGAGCATGAGGTGATAGTGAAATCTCACAATGTATCTCCCTAATTTCCCTTAGATTAACAGCTATACAAGACAAATAAAAAGGCAGAGCCTCCCCCACCCCACATCCCTCCCCCCACCACAcatccctccccccacacacactacatagTTGAACTATGACTAACTTACTAAAAATGTAAAAACCTCTAAATAGCATGAACAATATGATTAAAAGGCATGGAAGAGCACAATGAACAGAGAAATACAAGACAACCTTTCCCCTACAGAGGAGTTATCCTTCACTTGAACCCCCAATGCAGGCCAGTTTCCTAACCCTGAAGTGGTAGAGGAGGGGCTGATTAAAGCTACCCAACATGCTGAAGGATTTCCCTGATGATCGTAAGAGTGTGGTTCAGCATCAAGGTCAGCAGGATGATATGTACGGTACAGGAGTCTCTCTTCTTCATCAGTTTCTCTCCCTTCTATACCTCTGCCCAGGGGTTCACCACCTACAATATGCTTTGAAGGGTGTTAAAAACAAGATGACACTCATCTAGAAAAGCCGATATCTgaataatacatttacatttaaattGATGTGCACCTGTCATTCAAATAGCAAGCTTTTACGTCAGTGGAGTCCATGTTTTTTCCAGTGTGGATGGAGCCTCATGGCTTTCTAGGATTTTGCACTGAAAGGGCAAGAATGTTGTGTATCATTGACACCATTAGCCAAGTCTCATGCACAGTCAGTCCCCATATATCATAACTTAATCTttaaaaaaacaatacattttgaAGAAGACAATCCATTATTTAAGTATGATGCGAAATGAAAAAGCCTAGTCACCTATCAAGCCATTCATCCTAATATTAATTGTATAATGAATAAAACAAACCAACATTtactttgaattctaaatatgtGACACAGCTATAATTAAAGCGACAATCTGTGATTGCTACATTAAATCTTGGACTCTTAGGAAATATAACTCATAAATgcatcatgagcttagttcaactttcACACCCTATCAGAACCAAAACTATGAGTTGGTTTAACtcctttgtttgtaaacaatataaatgtaaaaaaaaacactgtacAGCCTCAACATTTGATAGTTTCTCCATCGCCATCCCACAACTTTATACCAAAACAGAGGTAGGGAATCCACTTTGTTATTgattgaactgcagattgccctttTCACAACAACTTTAATGATAACTAGCTATATCTCACAAAATGCTATTGCAAGTTGCCACCAAATCAAAATAATGAAAACGATTTAttcaacaaaaaacaacacaaaatTTCAACGCCTTTGATGTGTCTATGAATATTTAAACTTCAGTTGCAGGCACTAAGAAGTTAGGCTGCGCCTCAGGATTGACAGAACAATTTTAATTCAATTAGTATTTAACACAACGTCTGCTAGCGATAGTTTGTCACAAACCTGTTCTTTTAGTGCCTGCAACTGTAAGTCTAACGTGTCTCTGGCCCTCTTCGGCATGACAGCCTTCCCTCTCTGTAGAGGTGCATCAGGGGTGAGACCAGGACACTGAAGATGTTGACGATCATTAACATGGGGAATACATTGCAGGTGATTTCAAGACTAGATGACAGAGTAGCCCAACCAACAACCACCAGAATGGAGCACGTCAAGATGATCACCAACTTGGATAAGATGATCCCAAAAGCTCTCATCTTATGTGggtctgtcatcccctgtttcttctctccccctctgcctccctctacctctcctggaccaggctgcttcagcacacgcaggatgaagaagcagcagagagaaatGACGACCACTCCAAGGCAATAGACACTAATGAGCACATGAGCTGCTGTTTTTTTAAAACCAATTAAAGCGATGGGGAAGCATGCATGAGTGAGTGACAACACCCAGACAATGGTTGAACACACCACCCTGTACCTCCGGAGTCTGTACTTGAGGAATGTCACAGGTTGGGCCACCGCCAGGTATCTctccacacagatgcagctcTGGAGCAGGGGCCTGCAGGTCCAGGAGACGATATAGAGGAAATACACAGCCTGACGTAACATTGTAGAATTCCAGATGAGTAGGTAGCTGATCACCTCAAGGAGACACTCGACACAGAACACCAGTTCCACTACAAACAGGTTAACAGGGAAGATCTGGGTGGGTTTGACACCTCCACAGAGACTTCCACTCAGACAGAGCCAGAGGCACCAGACCAAGGCTGGAGTCCCCAGGAGGAAGCACAGGGCCTGGGCAGCACCGAACAGCATTTGCACAGCATAGCCATGGTCAATGCAAACATACCAGCTGAGCTGTGTGTTGTTTCCTGAAGAGGCATTCATTCTTCTTGAACAATATCTAAGCCAACTGAGATATGAGAGAGGGGAGATTACAAGATTTATGACTTTATGTTTTAATATATTGTTGGCAATGTACTGATGCAGTATACTGATGCAAAATGCTGATGCAATATACTGATGTCAACATACATAAAAACACTTAGATATACGTAGATCTTTTCAGTCAAAACAATGTGCATTGTCTCAGAAAGTCTGACTGAAAACATGAAGAAAACATGCAAAATGTTCAGCTGAAGATAATATTTTCAATGATGTTAAAATGGAAAATAACCTACCTTAGTTGTTTTGGTAACGCAGACCGTTCTTTGCAATATTCATACTTCTCTCTACAGCAGAACTCTGAGACCAACCCGATGGTACAACGCCTACATGAATGAGTGATTTTTGACCAagctctctgtcctgtgttcctCCTAACAAGTCACATGTTGTTCtatttacatacacacacctgtGTGCATTGATGAATTGAGCACCATTGTATGTTTAGTGTACAGCAGGTCATTTTATTTGACTAGAAATCCTATCTAATCCTATCACCAGGAACAAAATACTGATTATCCAAatgcacacgcgcgcgcacacacacacacacacacacacacacacacacacacacacacacacacacacacacacacacacacacacacacacacacacacacacacacacacacacacacacacagagatggcaTTTCAAGGCTCAGTTATTAGCAATTTGGCCTGAGCAGAAATTGAAGGATCATCACTGATATCACTCAGGACCCGTCTGTCCCAGCCACAGGTATGTCCAGCCACCTGCAAAGGGACTCTTTCACATAATCAAGTCAAATGGACTTCAGACATACACAATCAGTTGCAAGAAAATGTAAAGAAATGGCATTTCAAATAACGTCAAATTGATCAGAACCAGAGTTTAGAcatcgttaatgttgtaaattaccattgtagctggaaaaggcagatttttaatggaatatctacgtaggcgtacagaggcccattatcatcaaccatcactcctgtgttccaatgacacgttatcagaaaccatcactcctgtgttccaaagacacgttgtgttagctaatccaagtttaccattttaaaaggctaattaatcattagaaaaccccttttcaattatgttagcacagctgaaaatgtttggcctgattaaagaagcaataaaactggccttctttagacttgttgagtatctggagcatcagcatttgtggtttcgattacagtctcaaaatgaccagaaccaaataactttcttctgaaactcatcagtctattcttgtactGAGAAATGAAGGTTGTTCAATGCGAGAATACTTTTACTTCTGAAATTGAATGCACTGTCTGTTGCAGATCACATTATTATAGAACGACTTGGGAGAATGATGGTCACATATACTTCAAGCAGGCCCAGTTATTTAGGAAAGCTCAACATTTTGCTCCTTCTCCTTGCGCACGCTCATCCAAAACATCATTCCAACATCCTCAAAATGACTTGACATTAATCGGgattccatccaacctttttaagCGAGAAAAGTAGCTTATGTCAGATATTATTTTTTACGACATCATGGGAAAGCATGCAAGTTTATTAGGCTAGAGATCAAAtcaattatgatgaacttcacagagtGGTGAAAGTGCATGGTGACAGGATGGTCAATGCATTGTTGacattttacaaataaaaataatctcacactgttgtccataataatctcatcatgtagtagGCTATATTTTCCCCACAGTGTATCAGCAAGCTGTTGGCAAGAGCGCACATGGCAATACCAAAATGGACAAATTTGTATAAGTACATAACAATTTtagtgacaaaaccatcagtagttCAAGTAAAAattgcgatggaaacccatttctgGGAATTTAACCACAAAAGTAATGTTTATGTGCACTACGTAATTATACACAAACGTTTATGCTCAACAAGtccatttgatggaaacacaactCTGATAGTAAAATATGCCAGGGTTTCCATTCGCTGATAATTGCAGGCTTTTTGAAGATATCGTTTTTTAAAGCTTATAAATAAAAGTGTAACGGGCCAAATGCAGGCTAATGTAGAACTCGCTGTTGAGGTAGGATGTAGGATGTTTACAAGTATTTATTTTCTTATGTATAATCATTTGTTTTATCATTATTATTGTatatcattgttattattgtaAACCTATGTATTAATCAAAACCAGTTTCTTAAATATGCAAACACCTGTTGTGTTTTATTCTGTTGAGACATTTTCATTGGTTAAATTAAGTTTGAACTGTCTTTTTTATTGTGTGCTCACTATTTAGTTTAGGTGGgtctgcattaaaataaataaattatcctATTTATGTCATTTTTATGTATGATAGTCACTAGCCTTTGTTGGTAATTGTTAAGGTATAACCTCTTGATTGTTATGCTTGGTGCTTACATTTAGAACGTCTTGTCAGAATCCTGTACAGCTATGTAATTCAAAGACCATGAGCTTGGCCTGAGCTCTGACCTCATATAGCATGTTTACTCGATAAACGCATATTTACCTGATTTGTTGGATATTTGATGATTATATACTTAACTAAACACTCAGGCATTTATGTTCTATTAAATGTCTGTGTGATCTGAGAGGAGCCTTAAAACCTACAGCTGGCATTGCATAGATAAGATGTGGTGGGTGTCAACGAGATAGAGATAGCCGGTAGGAACAAGACAAAGGCCTCAGTATTCATAATTGTCCTGGCATCTGGGAGACAACACCAGAGGCAGATGACCACAGGATGAACCTAAAGTGACCTATGGTGCCTGCCAATGTATATTCGAGGGGTTGAACCAGCCATGCCTGAGCATTCTTGCTATATAAGCTATATAAGAAACAGCATGGTCTGTAAAGTGTAGGCTACTCCGCTCAACGGGGGATAGATATTTGATGACATGCTGTAATCATAAGCGACagactgtcacattctgacctttatttcctttgttttgtcattagttagtatggtcagggcgtgagttggggtgggcagtctatgtttgtttttatatgatttgggtatttctatgtttcggc contains:
- the LOC139403100 gene encoding G-protein coupled receptor 183-A-like, with the translated sequence MNASSGNNTQLSWYVCIDHGYAVQMLFGAAQALCFLLGTPALVWCLWLCLSGSLCGGVKPTQIFPVNLFVVELVFCVECLLEVISYLLIWNSTMLRQAVYFLYIVSWTCRPLLQSCICVERYLAVAQPVTFLKYRLRRYRVVCSTIVWVLSLTHACFPIALIGFKKTAAHVLISVYCLGVVVISLCCFFILRVLKQPGPGEVEGGRGGEKKQGMTDPHKMRAFGIILSKLVIILTCSILVVVGWATLSSSLEITCNVFPMLMIVNIFSVLVSPLMHLYREGRLSCRRGPETR